In Ogataea parapolymorpha DL-1 chromosome I, whole genome shotgun sequence, the following are encoded in one genomic region:
- a CDS encoding putative Siderophore iron transporter yields MAAPSTDSQEKASKASKASSELDPETVELSRSASETSSTPKGKKLVLAAYCVLVFAAFVETFAGDSTSGLDSYATSHFNAHALISTADVTYKITAIISYPIMAKLNDLFGRSEGFGFSVLVYTMAYVLYAACQNVQTYVCAEILYAVGKIGYRVFQQVFIADTSSLINRGLMSQLPDAIAAVPSLYVGSVIQDAFIEHSTWRWGYGMWAIVMFVSCLVLTTMMYIVDRKTKSTGHDKIIKSFEGLPEGNFFKKAGYYLFVKLDLFGGILMAVGLVLFFIPLTLTGKSSPYKWHEARLIALLVVGFVIFCLFLLWNTKFAKYPFVQHQALLQKTTLLACLIVALDWCENSAFSTYMKTVLQVSDYVTVGEASRIDNSKKACLQIFSVVGGLMMKYTKRSKLFVTSGIILLYLGHVLLVYFVNTGDGMAARPLLYMAEVFIGAGRGFYQCALQVIVQAVAGRHNIAMSTAFFLAFSSIGSLIGSAIAGSIWNTVILSKLNKYLPEDSKSNATKIYKSIKVALKYKKGTEERDAIAKAYRETQQIIGWATVGVITPMLIMMLFVHNVHLTDKADVYEDDTASEPESVEDVTAKIGEEKEVPQGPTKLSLKQDIRQSLSNWRKKSVKQQILDAFGI; encoded by the coding sequence ATGGCAGCACCATCCACCGATTCGCAAGAAAAAGCTAGCAAAGCTAGTAAAGCTAGCTCTGAGCTCGACCCTGAAACAGTTGAGCTGAGCAGGAGTGCGTCGGAGACTTCGAGCACGCCTAAAGGCAAAAAACTCGTCCTTGCCGCCTACTGTGTGctcgtttttgcagcttttgttgaaactttCGCCGGTGACTCCACGTCGGGTCTGGATTCCTATGCCACGTCCCATTTTAATGCCCATGCCCTGATCTCCACCGCTGATGTCACCTACAAAATCACGGCAATCATCTCGTATCCTATAATGgccaagctcaacgacCTTTTCGGCCGCAGTGAGGGTTTCGGTTTCTCTGTCCTCGTGTACACCATGGCCTACGTTCTTTACGCCGCATGCCAGAACGTGCAAACTTATGTCTGTGCAGAGATTCTGTACGCTGTTGGAAAAATCGGGTACCGTGTGTTCCAGCAGGTGTTCATTGCTGATACTTCTTCGCTCATCAACCGTGGTCTCATGTCGCAGCTTCCTGACGCCATTGCCGCCGTGCCTTCTCTTTATGTCGGATCCGTCATTCAGGACGCTTTTATTGAGCACTCCACCTGGAGATGGGGCTACGGAATGTGGGCCATTGTCATGTTCGTCTCTTGTCTTGTTCTGACCACTATGATGTACATTGTCGACCGCAAGACCAAATCCACTGGTCACGACAAGATTATCAAGTCTTTCGAGGGCCTCCCTGAAGGaaacttcttcaagaaGGCCGGATACTACCTGTTTGTCAAACTGGATCTGTTTGGAGGCATTCTGATGGCCGTTGGACTTGTGCTCTTTTTCATTCCACTCACACTGACCGGAAAGTCCAGTCCGTACAAATGGCACGAAGCTAGACTCATTGCACTTCTGGTGGTTGGATTCGTCATTTTCTGTCTGTTCCTGCTGTGGAACACCAAGTTTGCCAAGTATCCGTTTGTGCAACACCAGGCCCTGTTGCAAAAAACCACGTTGCTCGCCTGCCTCATTGTTGCTCTGGACTGGTGTGAAAACTCGGCTTTCTCCACGTATATGAAGACGGTGCTTCAGGTTTCCGACTACGTGACTGTTGGAGAGGCCAGCAGGATCGACAACTCGAAAAAGGCATGTCTCCAAATTTTCAGCGTGGTGGGAGGACTCATGATGAAGTATACCAAACGCTCCAAACTGTTTGTCACCTCGGGAATTATTCTCCTTTACCTGGGACACGTTCTGTTGGTGTACTTTGTCAACACGGGCGACGGAATGGCTGCTAGGCCGCTTCTGTACATGGCTGAGGTGTTCATTGGTGCAGGTAGAGGTTTCTACCAGTGCGCGTTGCAGGTGATTGTGCAAGCTGTGGCCGGCCGTCACAACATTGCCATGTCGACTGCTTTCTTCCTTGCATTCAGCTCCATTGGCTCGCTGATTGGCTCTGCCATTGCAGGCTCGATCTGGAACACGGTCATTCTGTCTAAGCTTAATAAGTATCTGCCAGAAGACTCCAAGAGcaatgccaccaaaattTACAAGAGCATCAAGGTGGCTCTCAAGTACAAGAAGGGAACCGAGGAGAGAGATGCTATTGCCAAGGCCTACCGCGAGACGCAGCAGATCATTGGATGGGCCACTGTGGGCGTCATCACCCCTATGCTCATTATGATGTTGTTTGTCCACAACGTTCACCTCACAGACAAGGCTGATgtgtacgaggacgacacGGCTTCGGAGCCGGAGTCTGTCGAGGACGTCACTGCCAAGATCGGTGAGGAGAAAGAGGTTCCTCAAGGACCAACGAAATTGAGTCTAAAACAGGACATTCGTCAATCGTTGAGCAACTGGAGAAAGAAGTCTGTGAAACAACAGATCTTGGACGCATTTGGAATTTGA
- a CDS encoding Lysine-specific permease: MTEVKEKLPEVEIEASSIPSLPDNKLKKHLKPRHVNFLALGGSLGVGLLIGSGGSLAIAGPVGMLLSYMIMGLITMCTLFSLAEMCSFLGSEGNFVEMVSRFVDKSAGFAYTWCYALGYNLTLPSEISSICLLIGYWDTEKKLPDYAIVLIFTFFVLMVNIVDVGAYGEVEFWITMIKLLLIIGSMIFCLVATCGGNPLHKTTGFQYWRDPGPFVHYLTDKPIGKFLGVWRVFINAGFGFQGTEVVALTNSEVPNFRKMAPSLMKSVIVRIITFNVVSLFMVTLMVASNDDKLLSAVNAGAGNGAESPFVIAVENAGVKVLPSVVNGGILIAAMSAANTQIYIPSRTYFFGQKYGYCPKFLTITNRNGVPYYSVICNAAFGLLALLTLNNTAEQVFNWLMNLTTVFGFIGWTLINYAFLRYYYALKKQGIERDELPIYKSPLQPYSAIFAASILVLITFTQGFTAFIPWDTQNFFAAYISLVIFVVFWVGYKCCTRNFRQIPLEDIDLSYPQDEEELEYHSRAAKYMDKVFG, from the coding sequence ATGACTGAAGTGAAAGAAAAACTCCCGGAGGTGGAGATTGAGGCTTCCTCAATCCCGTCTCTCCCAgacaacaagctcaaaaagcacCTCAAGCCCAGACACGTcaattttcttgctctGGGCGGATCTCTTGGCGTCGGGCTTCTTATCGGAAGTGGGGGCTCGTTGGCAATTGCCGGACCTGTCGGGATGCTGCTCTCGTACATGATCATGGGACTGATCACCATGTGCACTCTGTTCTCGCTGGCCGAGATGTGCTCTTTTCTGGGCAGCGAGGGTAATTTCGTTGAGATGGTTTCGCGATTCGTTGACAAATCGGCCGGATTTGCGTACACCTGGTGCTACGCGCTCGGCTACAATCTGACACTGCCGTCTGAAATCTCCTCAATCTGTCTTCTGATCGGCTACTGGGACacggaaaaaaaactgcCCGACTATGCGATTGTGCTGATATTCACGTTTTTCGTGCTTATGGTCAACATCGTGGACGTGGGGGCCTATGGAGAAGTGGAGTTCTGGATCACCATGATCAAGCTTCTTTTGATTATCGGAAGCATGATTTTCTGTCTGGTGGCTACCTGCGGTGGCAACCCGTTGCACAAAACCACAGGCTTCCAGTACTGGAGAGATCCGGGGCCATTTGTCCATTATCTAACAGATAAGCCTATTGGGAAGTTTTTGGGTGTTTGGAGAGTGTTCATCAACGCTGGGTTTGGCTTTCAAGGAACTGAGGTTGTTGCGCTGACAAATAGCGAGGTGCCAAATTTCAGAAAAATGGCCCCGTCCCTGATGAAGTCGGTGATTGTGCGGATTATCACCTTCAACGTGGTTTCGTTGTTTATGGTCACTTTGATGGTTGCATCCAATGACGACAAGCTTCTGAGTGCAGTCAACGCGGGGGCAGGAAACGGCGCAGAGTCGCCGTTTGTCATTGCTGTGGAAAACGCCGGGGTGAAAGTACTCCCCTCTGTAGTCAATGGCGGCATTCTCATTGCTGCCATGTCTGCGGCCAATACCCAGATCTACATTCCCTCCAGAACATATTTCTTTGGCCAAAAATACGGTTACTGTCCCAAATTCCTGACAATCACCAATAGGAACGGCGTGCCGTACTACTCGGTGATCTGCAACGCTGCGTTCGGGCTTCTGGCGTTGCTCACTCTCAACAACACCGCAGAGCAGGTCTTCAATTGGCTCATGAACCTGACAACCGTGTTTGGATTTATTGGCTGGACACTGATCAATTACGCGTTCCTCAGGTACTACTATGCTCTGAAAAAGCAGGGCATTGAGCGAGACGAGCTTCCGATCTACAAATCGCCTCTCCAGCCGTACTCGGCTATTTTTGCAGCTTCGATTCTGGTGCTGATCACGTTCACGCAGGGATTCACGGCTTTCATTCCCTGGGATACGCAGAACTTTTTTGCTGCGTACATCTCGTTGGTGatttttgttgttttctGGGTTGGTTACAAATGTTGCACCAGAAATTTCAGACAGATTCCGCTGGAAGATATTGATTTGAGCTATCCTcaagacgaagaggagctggagtaTCATTCCAGAGCAGCAAAATACATGGATAAGGTTTTTGGCTAA
- a CDS encoding Serine/threonine-protein kinase TOR2 → MSTPLDNWHVDEIFTELGSKDAGRQKRAASRLRDQFVAVSREAITAEQLSVYNNYINKRIFDLINSSSVSQQLGGIEAINALVELISSSLPRIGASSTTEENSNMIARYANYLRRLITSNDLAVMRRATKTLGKLAIPGGSLTGDFVEFEVKRSIEWLVAEKVENKKHAAILIISSLAENASAMLYPYIKEVLSNIWIGLRDSKSLLREDSAICLRHCLNIVYERDLELRSYWFSKLYTEATLIFRNSPATSNGSGPVVNNNPSEFIHGSLLCYRELVLQGSSLLHSKIDDIYENLMGIKDHRSVDVRREVTKIMPILARFDRVKFVDKYMHRVLLYYISQLKIGKDRSFILLSIGDLSVEAKNNIINYLDGVVLESIKDALASKVPKTKKELVPYCFYCLAKLAISLGPPLTKFINNYQLMTLILKSPINDNMLSLLKIFIDNLPSLEPMINEKLINAVSFCLSGFEFKHPGAPDFKRQMNASLAHNYRHSMYIRDGGQFSTPPVDITSLTGLPKSHYQEEPDVVIILQALKTLSYFDFRNYSLTEFVRYSVIHYIDHDSPEVRLRAALTSSKIYLSDPICLQKSLNSLKAVSEVLDKLLTVCITDPHEEIRLEVLNSLGERFDPQLSQAENVRLLFMALNDESFEIRKAAIKLVGRLSAINPAYIVPSLRKLLIQLLTTLEYGGHNSREKEDTALLLAVLISHTGDLTKPYFKPIMDVLLPASTEPGASVAAAAIAAIGELAVVVGDEMVQYIPQLMPIFIETFQDQSMSFKRDAALKTLGQIAGSSGYVIQPLLDYPQLLGLLVNILKSETSLAVRRETVRLVGILGALDPYKHREVERHGQDSQTVAEQNAPPVDMELLMKGKSPSNEDYFPTVVIKTLLRILKDASLSTHHPAVIQAIMHIFKTLGIKCVPFLDKVIPGFATVIHTCPPSLLETYFQQLADLIKIVKLHIRPHLPEIFALIEEFFPQVNLQVTIIGMIEQVSKALDDEFKIYMFQVITIFLDVLDKDDSPRKVSTLRVLKAFTVFGSNVEPYMHLVIPQIVKLFESPEEVVSKEAIETIGKLSRHVSLNDYSSRIVQPLVRILVSHSSEDVKNSAVNTICLLLLQMGAEFSVFIPGITSIMTKHKLQYPVYDQLVDKLIHGEPLPTTLLNDKSQETPSNDNFDIEATPRKLPVNAQALRYVWDCNSMRTKEDWQEWIRRLSIELLKESPSPALRACSSLATVYPPLARDLFNCAFASCWNELHIQYQGELAQALCIALSSPNNLPEIHQTLLNLAEFLEHDDKSLPIRIQTLSQYAQRSHVYAKALHYKELEFIQEPSTPTIESLISINNQLQQSDAAIGILKYAQDHHGLQLKETWYEKLQRWDDALRAYNEREKEEPNSTDITMGKMRCLHALGEWELLSELAQDKWNNSSGDIKRAIAPLAAAAAWGLGQWERMGNYISVMKVESPDKAFFNAILCLHRNNFEEAAEQISKARDLLVTEITALVSESYNRAYGVVVRVQMLAELEEIIKYKCLPQGSEKRIQIRETWNKRLLGCQRNVDIWQRMLKVRALVVKPKQDMEMWIKFANLCRKSGRLGLAEKSLNALLDEGDSGHQTSRAPPHVVYAQLKYMWARGQQREALNHLIDFASKLSRDLGVNENEAITQPLPTAIPGASDNIEKYTMLLARCYLKQGEWKIALNSNWTEMESTGILGSFLLATHFDPKWYKAWHNWALANFEVISPQAKQLHEENADVDENSLGGILHYVVPAVKGFFHSISLSQSNPLQDTLRLLTLWIKYGGIEEVANAMQEGFQLVKVDTWLDVIPQLISRIHQPDPVVSKSLLGLLSDLGRAHPQALIYPLTVAIKSDSVSRQRAALTIIDKMRAHSARLVDQADLVSNELIRVAVLWHEMWYEGLEDASRSYFGDQNIEKMFQILTPLHQMLEKGPETIREASFVNAFGKELNDAHQWLMNFRRTKDVAYLNQAWDLYYGVFRRISRQLPQLQNLDLQHVSPKLLAAKDLELAVPGTYVPGKEVIHIVRFEPVFSVITSKQRPRKFNVLGSDGKKYQYLLKGHEDIRQDNLVMQLFGLVNTLLANDAECFKRHMDIQQYAAIPLSPSSGMLGWVPNSDTFHVLIKEYREPRKILLDVEHRIMLQMSPDYDNLTLLEKVEVFTYALDITRGQDLYKVLWFKSKSSEAWLDRRTTYTRSLAVMSMVGYILGLGDRHPSNLMMDRITGKVIHIDFGDCFEAAILREKYPEKVPFRLTRMLSYAMEVSGIEGSFRITSENVMRVLRDNKESLMAILDAFAYDPLINWGFDFPLKQIVDNPNQHFPNANYNELLRSGQITEEEAARMEAQNKADILNARAAYVLKRITDKLTGNDFKRFRELDVPSQVDKLIQQATSVENLCQHYIGWCSFW, encoded by the coding sequence ATGTCGACTCCCCTGGATAATTGGCATGTGGACGAAATATTCACCGAGCTCGGCTCGAAAGACGCCGGCCGGCAGAAGCGTGCTGCCAGCAGGCTACGCGACCAGTTTGTCGCCGTGTCGCGCGAAGCTATCACGGCCGAACAATTAAGTGTCTATAACAACTACATCAACAAACGCATATTCGATCTTATCAATAGTTCGAGCGTCTCGCAGCAGCTAGGTGGCATTGAAGCGATCAACGCGCTTGTGGAGCtgatcagcagctcgttgccGCGTATTGGAGCTTCTTCAACCACGGAAGAGAACTCCAATATGATCGCCCGGTACGCTAACTACCTCCGTCGGCTGATCACGTCGAACGACCTCGCCGTCATGAGACGGGCCACCAAGACGCTCGGCAAGCTGGCCATTCCGGGGGGCTCGCTCACGGGCGATTTTGTGGAGTTTGAGGTCAAGCGGTCGATCGAGTGGCTCGTTGCGGAAAAAgtggaaaacaaaaaacacGCAGCCATCTTGATTATCAGCTCTCTGGCAGAAAATGCCTCCGCAATGCTCTATCCATACATCAAGGAGGTGCTGTCGAATATTTGGATTGGCTTGCGCGACTCAAAAAGCTTACTCAGAGAAGACTCGGCCATCTGTCTCCGTCATTGTCTGAATATAGTGTACGAGCGAGACCTGGAACTCAGAAGCTACTGGTTTTCAAAACTGTACACGGAGGCGACGCTGATATTCCGCAACTCTCCTGCGACTTCCAACGGCAGTGGCCCCGTAGTGAATAACAACCCGTCGGAGTTCATTCATGGGTCCTTGTTGTGCTACAGAGAGCTGGTTCTCCAGggctcgtcgctgctgcacTCGAAAATAGACGATATTTATGAGAACCTCATGGGCATCAAGGACCACCGCTCCGTCGATGTGAGAAGAGAGGTCACCAAAATCATGCCTATTCTCGCGAGATTCGACAGGGtcaagtttgtggacaaATACATGCATCGCGTGCTGCTGTACTACATTTCGCAGCTGAAAATTGGCAAAGACCGTTCATTTATACTGCTGAGCATCGGAGATCTTTCTGTGGAGGCCAAAAATAACATTATCAACTATCTTGACGGTGTCGTGCTCGAAAGCATCAAGGATGCGTTGGCGTCAAAAGTGCCCAAAacgaaaaaagagcttgttCCGTACTGTTTCTACTGTCTGGCAAAATTGGCCATTTCTCTCGGACCACCATTGACAAAATTCATCAACAATTACCAGCTCATGACATTGATTCTCAAATCTCCAATCAATGACAATATGCTTAGTCTGCTCAAAATATTCATCGACAACCTTCCGTCTTTAGAGCCCATGATCAACGAAAAACTGATCAACGCAGTCAGTTTCTGTCTCTCGGGATTCGAGTTCAAACATCCAGGAGCTCCCGACTTCAAACGACAAATGAACGCCAGTCTTGCACACAACTACCGTCACAGCATGTACATCAGGGATGGCGGCCAGTTCAGCACGCCGCCAGTGGATATCACCTCGCTCACAGGGCTGCCGAAAAGCCACTACCAGGAAGAGCCTGACGTTGTGATTATTTTGCAGGCACTCAAGACCTTGAGCTATTTTGACTTCAGAAACTATTCTCTGACCGAATTTGTCCGCTATTCTGTCATCCACTACATCGACCACGACAGTCCTGAGGTGCGACTAAGGGCAGCTTTAacctcgtcaaaaatatATCTCTCGGACCCAATCTGTCTCCAAAAAAGCCTCAACTCTCTGAAAGCTGTGAGTGAGGTTCTTGATAAACTGCTTACCGTCTGCATAACCGATCCGCACGAGGAAATCCGTTTGGAAGTGCTCAACAGTCTGGGCGAGAGATTTGATCCTCAGCTGTCGCAGGCCGAGAACGTGAGGCTGCTCTTCATGGCTCTGAACGACGAGTCATTTGAGATTCGCAAGGCGGCCATTAAATTGGTCGGAAGACTCTCAGCAATCAACCCGGCTTACATCGTGCCCTCGCTGCGCAAGCTGctcatccagctgctcaccaCGCTGGAGTATGGTGGCCACAACTCCAGAGAAAAGGAAGACACAGCGCTGTTGCTTGCTGTGCTGATTTCGCACACTGGCGACCTCACAAAGCCATACTTCAAGCCCATCATGGACGTACTGCTGCCTGCCAGCACCGAACCCGGCGCGTCTGTTGCGGCAGCGGCGATTGCAGCGATTGGCGAGCTGGCCGTGGTGGTTGGTGACGAAATGGTGCAGTACATTCCGCAGCTGATGCCGATTTTCATCGAAACGTTCCAGGATCAGAGCATGAGTTTTAAGCGGGACGCAGCGCTGAAGACCCTTGGCCAGATCGCCGGGTCCTCGGGCTACGTCATCCAGCCGCTGCTCGATTACCCGCAGCTGCTGGGTCTGTTGGTGAATATTCTCAAGTCGGAGACATCGCTGGCAGTGAGACGCGAAACTGTGCGTCTGGTTGGTATCCTTGGAGCTCTCGATCCGTACAAACACAGAGAAGTGGAACGACACGGCCAGGACTCGCAGACTGTGGCAGAGCAGAATGCGCCGCCCGTGGACATGGAGCTGCTGATGAAAGGTAAGTCGCCGTCAAACGAGGACTATTTCCCGACAGTGGTGATCAAGACACTTCTGCGCATATTGAAGGATGCCTCTTTGAGCACCCATCACCCGGCCGTAATTCAGGCTATCATGCACATCTTCAAGACGCTGGGCATCAAGTGCGTTCCGTTCCTGGACAAAGTTATTCCTGGTTTTGCGACCGTGATTCACACGTGTCCACCCTCGTTGCTGGAGACATACTTCCAACAGCTGGCCGACTTGATCAAGATCGTCAAGTTGCACATCCGCCCTCATTTACCGGAAATTTTCGCTCTCATTGAGGAATTCTTTCCCCAGGTGAATCTCCAGGTCACCATTATTGGCATGATAGAGCAGGTCTCGAAGGCcctggacgacgagttcaaaaTCTACATGTTTCAGGTGATTACCATTTTtctggacgtgctggacaaggacGACTCGCCGCGCAAGGTGTCGACGCTGCGCGTTCTCAAGGCTTTCACcgtttttggcagcaacgTTGAGCCGTACATGCATCTCGTGATTCCACAGATAGTCAAGCTTTTCGAGTCACCGGAGGAAGTTGTCAGTAAGGAGGCCATCGAAACTATTGGGAAATTGTCTAGACATGTCAGTCTAAACGACTACTCGTCCCGAATTGTGCAGCCATTGGTTAGAATTCTGGTCTCGCACTCTTCTGAAGACGTCAAGAACTCTGCCGTGAACACCATCTGtctgctgttgttgcaaATGGGCGCCGAGTTTTCTGTGTTCATCCCAGGCATCACCAGCATCATGACTAAACATAAGCTGCAATATCCCGTCTACGACCAACTGGTTGATAAACTGATTCACGGCGAGCCGTTGCCAACCACTCTGCTGAACGATAAATCGCAGGAAACTCCGTCCAACGACAACTTCGACATTGAAGCCACGCCGCGGAAACTCCCAGTCAACGCTCAGGCGCTGCGCTACGTCTGGGACTGCAATAGCATGCGCACAAAAGAGGACTGGCAGGAATGGATCCGCAGACTGAGcattgagctgctcaaggagtcGCCGTCACCGGCTCTCCGTGCCTGCTCGTCGCTGGCCACCGTTTATCCGCCTCTGGCCAGAGATCTCTTCAACTGTGCATTtgcaagctgctggaacgaGCTGCACATCCAGTACCAGGGAGAACTGGCTCAGGCTTTGTGCATTGCGCTGTCATCGCCCAACAATCTACCGGAGATCCACCAGACGCTTCTCAATCTTGCAGAGTTCCTCGAGCACGACGACAAGTCGCTGCCGATAAGAATCCAGACCTTGTCGCAGTACGCGCAGCGGAGCCACGTGTACGCCAAAGCACTGCATtacaaggagctggaattcATTCAGGAGCCGTCGACGCCGACAATCGAGTCGCTGATCAGCATCAAcaaccagctgcagcagTCGGACGCCGCTATTGGAATTTTAAAGTACGCTCAAGACCACCACGGCCTGCAGCTCAAGGAGACGTGGTACGAAAAGCTCCAGCGCTGGGACGACGCTCTGCGTGCTTACAACGAGCgcgagaaggaggagccGAACTCCACCGATATCACTATGGGAAAAATGAGATGTCTGCACGCTCTGGGCGAATGGGAGCTGTTAAGCGAGTTAGCGCAGGATAAATGGAACAATTCGTCTGGGGACATCAAAAGGGCCATCGCACCCCTGGCTGCCGCGGCCGCATGGGGACTCGGCCAGTGGGAGCGTATGGGCAACTACATTAGCGTCATGAAGGTGGAGTCGCCGGATAAGGCGTTTTTCAATGCTATTTTGTGTCTTCACAGAAACAATTTTGAGGAGGCCGCTGAGCAAATTTCGAAAGCCAGGGACCTTCTAGTGACGGAGATCACTGCGTTGGTGAGCGAATCGTACAACAGGGCGTACGGAGTGGTTGTGAGAGTGCAGATGCTGgctgagctggaggaaatcatcaaataCAAGTGTTTGCCCCAGGGCTCTGAGAAACGCATTCAGATCCGCGAAACGTGGAACAAACGGCTTTTAGGCTGCCAGCGAAACGTGGATATTTGGCAGAGAATGCTCAAGGTGCGTGCTCTGGTCGTGAAACCAAAGCAGGACATGGAAATGTGGATCAAGTTTGCCAATCTGTGCCGGAAATCGGGCCGGCTGGGGCTCGCGGAAAAGTCGCTCAACGCACTTCTGGACGAGGGCGACTCAGGCCACCAGACGTCCCGGGCACCACCGCACGTGGTGTACGCACAGCTGAAATACATGTGGGCCAGAGGCCAACAACGAGAGGCGCTCAACCACCTGATCGACTTCGCGTCGAAACTGTCACGTGACCTCGGTGtgaacgagaacgaggccaTCACACAGCCTCTGCCAACGGCCATTCCTGGCGCCTCCGACAATATCGAGAAGTACACCATGTTGCTGGCGAGATGCTATCTCAAACAGGGTGAATGGAAGATTGCTTTGAATAGCAACTGGACAGAGATGGAGTCTACAGGCATCTTAGGCTCGTTCCTTCTGGCTACGCATTTCGACCCCAAGTGGTACAAAGCCTGGCACAACTGGGCGCTCGCAAACTTTGAGGTGATCTCCCCGCAGGCAAAGCAGTTACACGAGGAAAATGCggacgtggacgagaacaGTCTGGGCGGCATTTTGCACTACGTGGTGCCGGCCGTTAAGGGATTTTTCCACTCGATCTCGCTCTCGCAGTCTAACCCACTCCAGGACACGCTGAGACTGCTGACGCTGTGGATCAAGTATGGAGGAATTGAGGAGGTGGCCAATGCGATGCAGGAAGGgttccagctggtgaaggTCGACACGTGGCTGGACGTGATTCCACAGCTAATCTCGCGGATCCACCAGCCGGACCCCGTGGTGAGTAAGTCGCTTTTGGGCTTGCTGTCGGACCTGGGTCGGGCGCATCCGCAAGCGCTGATTTATCCGCTGACGGTGGCCATCAAATCCGACAGCGTTTCGCGGCAGAGAGCAGCCCTGACCATCATCGACAAGATGCGGGCACATTCGGCGCGGCTGGTCGACCAGGCAGACCTTGTGAGCAACGAGCTGATCCGTGTGGCGGTGCTGTGGCACGAGATGTGGTACGAGGGGCTCGAGGACGCGTCGCGGTCATACTTTGGCGACCAGAACATCGAGAAGATGTTCCAGATCCTGACACCTCTGCACCAGATGCTAGAGAAAGGGCCAGAAACGATCCGAGAGGCCTCGTTTGTCAATGCATTTGGCAAAGAGCTGAACGACGCGCATCAATGGCTGATGAATTTCCGGCGTACAAAGGACGTGGCGTACCTGAACCAGGCGTGGGACCTGTACTACGGCGTTTTCCGCCGGATTTCCAGACAGTTGCCGCAGCTGCAAAACCTCGACCTACAGCATGTTTCTCcgaagctgctggccgcAAAggatctcgagctcgctgTTCCGGGAACGTACGTGCCGGGCAAAGAGGTGATTCACATTGTGCGTTTCGAGCCGGTGTTTTCTGTGATCACATCGAAGCAGAGGCCGCGGAAGTTCAATGTTCTGGGCAGCGACGGCAAAAAATACCAGTACTTGCTCAAGGGACACGAGGATATTCGGCAGGACAACTTAGTGATGCAGTTGTTTGGATTAGTGAACACATTGCTTGCGAACGACGCGGAGTGTTTCAAGCGGCATATGGACATCCAACAGTATGCCGCGATCCCGCTGTCTCCTAGCTCGGGCATGCTTGGATGGGTTCCTAATTCCGACACATTCCACGTTCTCATCAAGGAGTATAGAGAACCGCGCAAGATCTTGCTAGACGTGGAACACCGTATCATGCTGCAGATGTCTCCGGACTATGACAATTTGacgttgctggagaaggtAGAGGTGTTTACCTACGCCCTGGATATTACGCGAGGCCAGGATCTATACAAGGTGCTCTGGTTCAAATCGAAGTCGTCGGAGGCCTGGCTTGACAGACGAACCACGTACACGCGCTCCTTGGCGGTGATGTCGATGGTCGGATATATTTTGGGTCTCGGCGACAGACACCCTTCGAACCTGATGATGGACAGAATTACTGGAAAAGTGATCCACATCGACTTTGGCGACTGTTTCGAGGCGGCCATTTTGAGAGAAAAGTACCCGGAAAAAGTGCCGTTTAGACTGACACGGATGCTGAGTTACGCGATGGAGGTGAGCGGCATTGAGGGCTCGTTCCGGATCACGAGCGAGAACGTGATGCGCGTGCTCCGTGACAACAAGGAGTCGCTGATGGCCATTCTGGACGCCTTTGCGTACGACCCGCTGATCAACTGGGGTTTCGACTTCCCGTTGAAACAGATTGTCGACAATCCGAACCAGCACTTCCCAAATGCCaactacaacgagctgctgcgcagcggCCAAATtaccgaggaggaggccgcCCGGATGGAGGCGCAGAACAAGGCAGACATTCTGAACGCACGTGCTGCGTACGTGCTCAAGCGTATCACCGACAAATTGACGGGAAACGACTTCAAGCGGTTCAGGGAGCTGGACGTTCCGAGCCaggtcgacaagctgatcCAGCAGGCTACCTCTGTGGAGAACCTTTGCCAGCACTACATAGGATGGTGTTCTTTCTGGTAA